The genomic window ATCTTTTTATGGCATAAACAGACCTAAAATTCTTACAACAAGCCATCAAAATATTCACTGCTTTCAAGCGAATTTATAGGCTATGAAAAATATATCCTTATTCCGACCAAGCACAAAACACCCGAAACTAGCATTTTCTGTTAAACTTTGTTTTGCCAAAAccatttttcattcaacattagGGTAGGTTAGGTTACAGTAGTTGCCTCTCCCCATCAGCGTGTGGAGATATCCACTTCAGCGTGGATGTTCATTCTGATATCACCAGTTTGGGTTCAATTTCCCCCTCTAATTCTCAAGATTTATTTAGTTGGAGCACTTTTCCCAACTTACCATTATCATTACCCTCACTTTGTCAGGCCGATACACAAATTTCCCTTCTCTCAAAGCAAAAGTTGATTTGccctttaaaatttataattcgcTTTAAAGGCAAGTAAAGTGAAGTGTATTTACTTCGGGCGCTGTAAATGAAGAGCCGTTGATTTTGTTCACGCGCGAGTTTTGTAggtaatttaacaaaatattggGCTTTTACTTCTTCCCgtagttgaaaaaattaaaacaattcaaAGATACTTTAAAGCATAGAATAGTTTATCAGGTCGGCTAATAAAGTTCACTTGATTGGTTAGAAGAGAAAAGGGCTATGTAACCGAAGAACAGCTGGTTTTGCTTACTAGCTTTAGCAGCCTTGAAAGCAGTTGAACAAACCAGTGGACTCTTACTCCAGTTTTGCCGTAGTTTCGTTAGGCAgttgagaaaagaaaaataattaaagtgcaCTTTAAAGTTAGAAATAGTTTATCGGCTCGGTTGGTGAAGCTCATTTTACTGCTCAAATGAGAAAATGGCACATATTGTTAGACTCATCGATGTAAAATTTTCAGTTGGCCCTTTGCCATATCTAGATCCTTGCAAACTCCATTTTAGTAGCTGCTAACCTCATCCACAAACCATGAACGAGGACCTGACAAGGTTTGCGTATTATTCTTACATGAACATAACCAAATGTAACTTTGCTTAggtgaaacaattttaaaagtttgaaattaagaagaaaattaaataaatgtttttctaaacCAAATTTTGCTACTTTATCTGAAACTTCTTGCTCATTTCGCGAAAGTTTGCTTGCTTCCctcaaattttccaattttatctGTAAATTCTTGTGCATATCGAGAAGTTTACTTGCTTCCTTCAACATTTTCCACTTAATAGTAGGAGTGTTTCTCGAATATTTTCCCCTCTAAAGTATCATAGCAAAGatcaaagtgaaattttttaataaattttgtttttgttgccaaGCAAATACGAATCTACAACCCGAAATcgcgaaaaatgttttgttttctttgcctgAGCTGATTGACATTTGAGTCTGCCAGCATAAATATCGATTTCTCATGAGTTCAGTGATACCAACTTCTTCGTATTCCTAGTGgagtaaattgttttttttttttattttttaccaccaaagtacttgaaaaaaaaataaaaataaaaaaaaaaatccaaagttTCTTCGTAGTGGATTAAAtttcctataatttttttttcccacgaaggttcttaaaaaaaattctaaaaagtaaAACCAAAATTACAATCCAGCGATACAAATTTCTTCGTATTCGTAGTggattaagttttttataatttttaccacGAATACTtgtaaaaatcataaaagaaagaaatccaAACTTACTTATAGATCCAGCTAAAGTAAATtactaaattattgtaaaaaataaatttgctcttaaataaaaaatgacgtCACTATTACGTACGCCCGCTCAGTTGGTGCTACTCGTCTTTTGCGCGCTTTGTTTGCAATCCACCACGCATAGCTTCGATTTTTTAAGACGCCTTCGACGAAAGAAAACCGAACGACTATGGACTCACCTCATCGGGCAGAAGACTATGGACGATCTGCATGAAGCCGAGAAAGGCAATGTTCTCATAACTGATTTGGATCGGAATATGCGTCAGCTCTTCGTTGATGTGCGTCGCTATTCAATGAAACGTGCAAATGAGGATATGGAAAAGATCTACGAACAGAATTTGGCCGAAGGCAAAATGCAACCCGTCATACCGCCAACACAACCATTTCCTTGCGATCTAAGTTATGCGCGTTCCACATTCCCACCAACTTCGGTGCATCAGCTGCGACCGGGCGATATTGATGTGATTGCCTCCGTTGGTGATTCGCTTTCTGCGGGCAATGGCATAATGTCGGTTGGTGTGGTGGACATTATGAATGAATATCGCGCATTCTCCTTCTCCGGTGGTGGTTATGGTGATTGGCGCACTTATCTAACCTTACCGAATATATTGCGAGTATTCAATCCAAATCTCTATGGCTACTCTACCGAAAATGAATTGACTATAGACAGTACATCGCACTTGAATATCGCCGAACCGATGATCATGTCACGAGATCTGCCATTTCAAGCACGCATACTTATCGATCGATTGCGTCAGAATCCGAATGTGAATATGGAGAACCATTGGAAACTACTCACCATATTCGTGGGCAACAATGACATTTGCTCCGACATGTGCCACCATGATAATATGACCGATTTTCTGTACCGTCATGAGATCGATATGCGCCGTACACTCACTTTGTTGCGCGATAATGTGCCACGTTTGCTGGTCAATATAATAACCGTACCCAATATGGTGGTGTCAATTTATCCGATGCGCAATGCGCCATTTCGTTGTTTTGTTGTGCATCATCTTGGCTGTCATTGTGTTTTCAGCCATGCCGTAGGTGAGCGAGAGTTACATCGAGCCTatgattatataaaaaaatggcaagAGGTGGATCAGTATATTGCGCAGTTGCCAGAGTTTCAAACAAATGACTTCGCTGTGGTCTATCAGCCGTTCCTGTCGCATGTAGGCACACCAACGAAGGAGAATGGTGAAACAGATTATCGTTACTTTGCAAGCGATTGCTTCCACTTCAGTCAGTTCGGGCACGCGTCCATGGCGAAttcattgtggaacaacatgttGCAGCCACTGGGTCAAAAAAGGCAGGACATGGTGCCGGCATTCAGCGAAATCGAGTGCCCCAATGAGCAGCATCCGTTTATAGCAACGCTCTACAACAGCTGGCAGAGGAAGTAAAGCAGGAAAGAGGATCAGTTTTGAAGTACCTTTTCAAGCTCGTTGtgttttaaatgtttagtttttaaACTaagtattctttttttaatcttatGAATGTTTTAAATGGTAATAGagtagttttaaatattttaatgtacaatATTAGTTAGAATTATCTTTCAATAAAAAGTGTTGAATTGGGTCTCAGGGAACTGTTTTCTTCGAGTGGCCAAGAAGAATTTGAATGTGCTTTTGTATTAGAATTGTCTTAAATATGCCCATATTGCCATTCTTATCCTGCTAAACCTGCATATCGAGCTCCAATACTGGACGTTCGAAC from Anastrepha ludens isolate Willacy chromosome 5, idAnaLude1.1, whole genome shotgun sequence includes these protein-coding regions:
- the LOC128865342 gene encoding phospholipase B1, membrane-associated, which translates into the protein MTSLLRTPAQLVLLVFCALCLQSTTHSFDFLRRLRRKKTERLWTHLIGQKTMDDLHEAEKGNVLITDLDRNMRQLFVDVRRYSMKRANEDMEKIYEQNLAEGKMQPVIPPTQPFPCDLSYARSTFPPTSVHQLRPGDIDVIASVGDSLSAGNGIMSVGVVDIMNEYRAFSFSGGGYGDWRTYLTLPNILRVFNPNLYGYSTENELTIDSTSHLNIAEPMIMSRDLPFQARILIDRLRQNPNVNMENHWKLLTIFVGNNDICSDMCHHDNMTDFLYRHEIDMRRTLTLLRDNVPRLLVNIITVPNMVVSIYPMRNAPFRCFVVHHLGCHCVFSHAVGERELHRAYDYIKKWQEVDQYIAQLPEFQTNDFAVVYQPFLSHVGTPTKENGETDYRYFASDCFHFSQFGHASMANSLWNNMLQPLGQKRQDMVPAFSEIECPNEQHPFIATLYNSWQRK